From Anopheles funestus chromosome 3RL, idAnoFuneDA-416_04, whole genome shotgun sequence, a single genomic window includes:
- the LOC125771940 gene encoding mitogen-activated protein kinase kinase kinase 12 isoform X2, which translates to MVFVGSFFERCCEPPDKPALENVIVKKGMMSIQEELDQLGLNNEHQQPAPPYPAIFGSEYHHQQAANTDSSPDYMHHHHHHHHPAMCANGWPQLPMGMVAAGGAGVGPVGVGIGGVGVGMSNKPAASGWMDGLFGCMRPVLSLIGKSHIMEMKNKQTEDWEIPYETITDMVWLGSGAQGAVFCGKLRNELVAVKKVHELKETDIRHLRKLDHENIVKFKGVCTQAPAFCIIMEYCQHGSLHKKLQDSGGIISPQQLVSWSQQIALGMQYLHTHKIIHRDLKSPNILIGENEAIKISDFGTSREWNEISTKMSFAGTVAWMAPEVIRNLPCNEKVDIWSYGVVLWELLTGEVPYKNVDSSQIIYGVGSNSLYLPIPDTCPEGFKLLIKQCWSTKPRNRPSFKIILTHLDIAGRELLAACEKEQYEAYYQSQRSWREEIRGHMQKITSNGMDIQKYEQDLIQKRKDEWKHAQHIRMTYERKLERTNMLCLQLSTFIAMLEQKEQEILKREKQLAPEQRKCGFLKRGSDKSNRKRPFSFPSMAALPGRAYGESTTPSPTAAGVTPAKATLYAELNPSGNQGARSVVVTAAPPPPYNTLAPLQQASATPVSGSINSDPTAAPSPMAPTTTSSGRVKKLRHRRVGSGTINCSPKCSPCRDRRVQSEPESRNVKLVDTETQTEPMDISEPDASPSPNVASKRMSASLREEEEEQDEEEKVETEIIEEALRRLSVSERLAADRVPVEMRASAYRCSSKPQSEDDGEVPEDEENGNSISISTMTNSRSSDMMTTSGGGVPVTGSEQNYRYIRRQQSAGHQQQEDLQEEEADGDVEEYDDEEREDSSPDPIMDAMNRNERFDRVCSDDDKIDTLDRKVTIISEKLQQSAAYGNLLNDNNVIVYRAALKQPNHGGKTILLKHPGAGSNLKPAGAAGAGIGAYMYSGPHAVGLGGSPVADAKVRGEKVDHEPKEDESWTDEEGEEPDQNTYYVLRRKSIGRLPIKRGRRMKHSVGSGPSVPHHPAAGDLVIVHRKIHSNVTISDEENTSEYSHAPSSQRSTLESNPDLPSVVMMKSGRRVDRIMQQQPMHKSTTSAKDTDDDDGDDDDDADDDGNVPDSDLEQDSSDSSSDEVERTGRQPVADVVNGNRV; encoded by the exons CATGATGTCTATCCAAGAGGAGCTGGATCAGCTGGGATTGAACAATGAGCACCAGCAACCGGCACCACCGTACCCGGCCATCTTTGGCAGTGAGTATCACCATCAGCAGGCGGCCAACACGGACAGCAGTCCGGACTATatgcatcaccatcatcaccaccatcatccaGCGATGTGTGCGAACGGTTGGCCCCAGCTACCGATGGGTATGGTGGCGGCCGGTGGTGCCGGTGTCGGTCCGGTAGGTGTCGGTATCGGTGGTGTCGGTGTCGGCATGTCCAACAAACCGGCGGCATCCGGTTGGATGGATGGGCTGTTCGGTTGCATGCGACCGGTACTGTCGCTGATCGGCAAAAGCCACATCATGGAGATGAAGAACAAACAGACTGAGGATTGGGAGATTCCGTACGAAACGATCACGGACATGGTGTGGTTGGGCAGTGGGGCCCAAGGTGCCGTATTCTGTGGCAAGCTGCGCAACGAGCTGGTCGCGGTCAAGAAGGTGCACGAGCTGAAGGAGACGGATATCAGGCATCTGCGCAAGCTGGATCACGAAAACATCGTGAAATTCAA AGGAGTGTGCACCCAGGCGCCAGCATTCTGCATCATCATGGAGTACTGTCAGCATGGTTCCCTGCACAAAAAGCTGCAGGACAGTGGTGGAATCATATCGCCCCAGCAGCTCGTCTCCTGGTCGCAGCAGATCGCACTCGGCATGCAGTACCTCCACACGCACAAGATCATCCATCGCGATCTGAAAAGTCCCAA TATTCTGATCGGTGAAAATGAAGCGATCAAGATCAGTGACTTTGGTACGTCGCGCGAATGGAACGAGATCAGCACGAAGATGAGCTTCGCCGGTACGGTGGCTTGGATGGCACCAGAAGTGATCCGCAACTTGCCGTGTAACGAAAAGGTCGACATCTGGTCGTACGGTGTCGTGCTGTGGGAGCTGCTTACCGGTGAGGTCCCGTACAAGAATGTCGACTCGTCGCAAATCATTTACGGGGTCGGTAGCAACTCGCTGTACCTGCCAATACCGGACACGTGTCCGGAGGGTTTCAAGCTGCTAATCAAGCAGTGCTGGAGCACGAAGCCACGCAACAGGCCTTCGTTCAAAATTATCCTGACGCATCTGGACATTGCGGGACGGGAACTGTTGGCGGCATGCGAGAAGGAACAGTACGAAGCGTACTACCAGTCGCAACGTTCGTGGCGCGAAGAAATCCGTGGCCACATGCAAAAGATAACGAGCAACGGGATGGACATCCAGAAGTACGAGCAGGATCTGATACAGAAGCGGAAGGATGAGTGGAAGCATGCGCAGCACATACGGATGACGTACGAACGGAAGCTGGAACGGACGAATATGCTGTGCCTACAGCTGTCCACGTTCATTGCAATGTTGGAGCAGAAAGAGCAGGAAATTCTCAA GCGCGAAAAACAACTTGCACCAGAGCAGCGAAAATGTGGCTTCCTAAAACGTGGTTCGGACAAATCGAATCGCAAACGACCGTTTAGCTTTCCCTCGATGGCCGCTTTACCGGGCCGTGCGTACGGTGAATCAACGACCCCTAGTCCAACGGCGGCCGGTGTCACACCGGCAAAGGCAACGCTTTACGCTGAACTCAACCCTTCCGGTAATCAGGGTGCAAGGTCGGTCGTTGTGACTGCAGCTCCACCGCCACCGTACAATACACTAGCGCCACTACAACAGGCATCAGCTACGCCAGTATCTGGCTCGATAAATTCGGACCCGACAGCAGCTCCGTCACCGATGGCACCAACGACAACCTCTTCTGGCAGGGTTAAAAAGCTACGTCATCGTCGAGTTGGTTCGGGTACGATAAACTGCAGTCCGAAGTGTAGTCCGTGCCGGGATCGCCGTGTACAGAGTGAACCGGAATCGCGTAATGTTAAGCTGGTGGACACGGAAACGCAAACCGAACCGATGGACATCAGTGAACCGGATGCGAGTCCGAGCCCGAATGTAGCTTCCAAGCGCATGTCGGCCAGTTTGCgcgaagaggaggaagagcAGGACGAGGAGGAGAAGGTGGAGACTGAGATAATTGAGGAAGCGTTGAGACGGTTAAGCGTTAGCGAGCGACTTGCCGCGGACCGGGTTCCGGTGGAAATGCGCGCCAGTGCGTACCGATGTAGTAGCAAGCCACAGTCGGAAGATGACGGGGAAGTGCCTGAGGATGAGGAGAATGGAAATTCGATTTCGATCTCGACGATGACGAATAGCCGGAGCAGTGACATGATGACGACGAGTGGTGGTGGAGTACCGGTGACCGGTTCCGAGCAGAATTACCGATATATCCGACGGCAGCAGAGTGCCGGGCATCAGCAGCAAGAAGACCTGCAGGAGGAGGAAGCGGATGGTGATGTGGAGGAGTATGACGATGAGGAACGGGAAGACTCGAGTCCCGACCCGATCATGGACGCAATGAATCGTAACGAGCGGTTCGATCGGGTCTGCAGCGATGACGACAAGATCGATACGCTCGATCGGAAGGTTACCATCATCTCGGAGAAGCTGCAGCAGAGTGCCGCGTACGGGAATCTCCTTAACGACAACAACGTCATCGTGTACCGGGCTGCCCTGAAGCAACCGAACCACGGAGGCAAAACGATCCTGCTGAAGCATCCGGGTGCGGGAAGCAATTTAAAACCGGccggtgctgctggtgctgggaTCGGTGCTTATATGTACAGTGGACCGCATGCCGTTGGTCTTGGTGGGTCGCCAGTTGCGGATGCGAAGGTACGCGGCGAGAAGGTGGACCATGAGCCAAAGGAAGATGAAAGTTGGACCGATGAGGAAGGTGAAGAACCGGACCAAAACACATACTATGTGCTACGTCGCAAGAG TATCGGTCGTCTTCCAATAAAGCGTGGTCGACGGATGAAGCATTCGGTCGGTTCCGGTCCATCGGTACCCCACCATCCGGCTGCTGGCGATCTGGTGATCGTGCATCGGAAGATCCACTCGAACGTGACCATCTCGGACGAGGAGAACACGTCCGAGTACAGTCATGCACCGTCGAGCCAGCGATCGACGCTCGAATCCAATCCGGATCTACCGTCGGTCGTGATGATGAAATCTGGCCGGCGTGTTGATCGAATTATGCAGCAGCAACCGATGCATAAGAGCACCACAtccgcaaaggatacggacgatgatgatggtgacgacgatgacgatgcgGATGACGATGGTAACGTGCCGGACAGTGATCTCGAGCAGGACTCTAGCGATAGTAGCTCGGACGAAGTGGAGCGAACCGGTCGGCAACCGGTGGCGGATGTCGTCAACGGTAATCGGGTGTAA
- the LOC125771940 gene encoding mitogen-activated protein kinase kinase kinase 12 isoform X1 — protein MDLAGETGTTSRQARFEDYQKMSTSLQNLATDQPDHHHRTSMMSIQEELDQLGLNNEHQQPAPPYPAIFGSEYHHQQAANTDSSPDYMHHHHHHHHPAMCANGWPQLPMGMVAAGGAGVGPVGVGIGGVGVGMSNKPAASGWMDGLFGCMRPVLSLIGKSHIMEMKNKQTEDWEIPYETITDMVWLGSGAQGAVFCGKLRNELVAVKKVHELKETDIRHLRKLDHENIVKFKGVCTQAPAFCIIMEYCQHGSLHKKLQDSGGIISPQQLVSWSQQIALGMQYLHTHKIIHRDLKSPNILIGENEAIKISDFGTSREWNEISTKMSFAGTVAWMAPEVIRNLPCNEKVDIWSYGVVLWELLTGEVPYKNVDSSQIIYGVGSNSLYLPIPDTCPEGFKLLIKQCWSTKPRNRPSFKIILTHLDIAGRELLAACEKEQYEAYYQSQRSWREEIRGHMQKITSNGMDIQKYEQDLIQKRKDEWKHAQHIRMTYERKLERTNMLCLQLSTFIAMLEQKEQEILKREKQLAPEQRKCGFLKRGSDKSNRKRPFSFPSMAALPGRAYGESTTPSPTAAGVTPAKATLYAELNPSGNQGARSVVVTAAPPPPYNTLAPLQQASATPVSGSINSDPTAAPSPMAPTTTSSGRVKKLRHRRVGSGTINCSPKCSPCRDRRVQSEPESRNVKLVDTETQTEPMDISEPDASPSPNVASKRMSASLREEEEEQDEEEKVETEIIEEALRRLSVSERLAADRVPVEMRASAYRCSSKPQSEDDGEVPEDEENGNSISISTMTNSRSSDMMTTSGGGVPVTGSEQNYRYIRRQQSAGHQQQEDLQEEEADGDVEEYDDEEREDSSPDPIMDAMNRNERFDRVCSDDDKIDTLDRKVTIISEKLQQSAAYGNLLNDNNVIVYRAALKQPNHGGKTILLKHPGAGSNLKPAGAAGAGIGAYMYSGPHAVGLGGSPVADAKVRGEKVDHEPKEDESWTDEEGEEPDQNTYYVLRRKSIGRLPIKRGRRMKHSVGSGPSVPHHPAAGDLVIVHRKIHSNVTISDEENTSEYSHAPSSQRSTLESNPDLPSVVMMKSGRRVDRIMQQQPMHKSTTSAKDTDDDDGDDDDDADDDGNVPDSDLEQDSSDSSSDEVERTGRQPVADVVNGNRV, from the exons CATGATGTCTATCCAAGAGGAGCTGGATCAGCTGGGATTGAACAATGAGCACCAGCAACCGGCACCACCGTACCCGGCCATCTTTGGCAGTGAGTATCACCATCAGCAGGCGGCCAACACGGACAGCAGTCCGGACTATatgcatcaccatcatcaccaccatcatccaGCGATGTGTGCGAACGGTTGGCCCCAGCTACCGATGGGTATGGTGGCGGCCGGTGGTGCCGGTGTCGGTCCGGTAGGTGTCGGTATCGGTGGTGTCGGTGTCGGCATGTCCAACAAACCGGCGGCATCCGGTTGGATGGATGGGCTGTTCGGTTGCATGCGACCGGTACTGTCGCTGATCGGCAAAAGCCACATCATGGAGATGAAGAACAAACAGACTGAGGATTGGGAGATTCCGTACGAAACGATCACGGACATGGTGTGGTTGGGCAGTGGGGCCCAAGGTGCCGTATTCTGTGGCAAGCTGCGCAACGAGCTGGTCGCGGTCAAGAAGGTGCACGAGCTGAAGGAGACGGATATCAGGCATCTGCGCAAGCTGGATCACGAAAACATCGTGAAATTCAA AGGAGTGTGCACCCAGGCGCCAGCATTCTGCATCATCATGGAGTACTGTCAGCATGGTTCCCTGCACAAAAAGCTGCAGGACAGTGGTGGAATCATATCGCCCCAGCAGCTCGTCTCCTGGTCGCAGCAGATCGCACTCGGCATGCAGTACCTCCACACGCACAAGATCATCCATCGCGATCTGAAAAGTCCCAA TATTCTGATCGGTGAAAATGAAGCGATCAAGATCAGTGACTTTGGTACGTCGCGCGAATGGAACGAGATCAGCACGAAGATGAGCTTCGCCGGTACGGTGGCTTGGATGGCACCAGAAGTGATCCGCAACTTGCCGTGTAACGAAAAGGTCGACATCTGGTCGTACGGTGTCGTGCTGTGGGAGCTGCTTACCGGTGAGGTCCCGTACAAGAATGTCGACTCGTCGCAAATCATTTACGGGGTCGGTAGCAACTCGCTGTACCTGCCAATACCGGACACGTGTCCGGAGGGTTTCAAGCTGCTAATCAAGCAGTGCTGGAGCACGAAGCCACGCAACAGGCCTTCGTTCAAAATTATCCTGACGCATCTGGACATTGCGGGACGGGAACTGTTGGCGGCATGCGAGAAGGAACAGTACGAAGCGTACTACCAGTCGCAACGTTCGTGGCGCGAAGAAATCCGTGGCCACATGCAAAAGATAACGAGCAACGGGATGGACATCCAGAAGTACGAGCAGGATCTGATACAGAAGCGGAAGGATGAGTGGAAGCATGCGCAGCACATACGGATGACGTACGAACGGAAGCTGGAACGGACGAATATGCTGTGCCTACAGCTGTCCACGTTCATTGCAATGTTGGAGCAGAAAGAGCAGGAAATTCTCAA GCGCGAAAAACAACTTGCACCAGAGCAGCGAAAATGTGGCTTCCTAAAACGTGGTTCGGACAAATCGAATCGCAAACGACCGTTTAGCTTTCCCTCGATGGCCGCTTTACCGGGCCGTGCGTACGGTGAATCAACGACCCCTAGTCCAACGGCGGCCGGTGTCACACCGGCAAAGGCAACGCTTTACGCTGAACTCAACCCTTCCGGTAATCAGGGTGCAAGGTCGGTCGTTGTGACTGCAGCTCCACCGCCACCGTACAATACACTAGCGCCACTACAACAGGCATCAGCTACGCCAGTATCTGGCTCGATAAATTCGGACCCGACAGCAGCTCCGTCACCGATGGCACCAACGACAACCTCTTCTGGCAGGGTTAAAAAGCTACGTCATCGTCGAGTTGGTTCGGGTACGATAAACTGCAGTCCGAAGTGTAGTCCGTGCCGGGATCGCCGTGTACAGAGTGAACCGGAATCGCGTAATGTTAAGCTGGTGGACACGGAAACGCAAACCGAACCGATGGACATCAGTGAACCGGATGCGAGTCCGAGCCCGAATGTAGCTTCCAAGCGCATGTCGGCCAGTTTGCgcgaagaggaggaagagcAGGACGAGGAGGAGAAGGTGGAGACTGAGATAATTGAGGAAGCGTTGAGACGGTTAAGCGTTAGCGAGCGACTTGCCGCGGACCGGGTTCCGGTGGAAATGCGCGCCAGTGCGTACCGATGTAGTAGCAAGCCACAGTCGGAAGATGACGGGGAAGTGCCTGAGGATGAGGAGAATGGAAATTCGATTTCGATCTCGACGATGACGAATAGCCGGAGCAGTGACATGATGACGACGAGTGGTGGTGGAGTACCGGTGACCGGTTCCGAGCAGAATTACCGATATATCCGACGGCAGCAGAGTGCCGGGCATCAGCAGCAAGAAGACCTGCAGGAGGAGGAAGCGGATGGTGATGTGGAGGAGTATGACGATGAGGAACGGGAAGACTCGAGTCCCGACCCGATCATGGACGCAATGAATCGTAACGAGCGGTTCGATCGGGTCTGCAGCGATGACGACAAGATCGATACGCTCGATCGGAAGGTTACCATCATCTCGGAGAAGCTGCAGCAGAGTGCCGCGTACGGGAATCTCCTTAACGACAACAACGTCATCGTGTACCGGGCTGCCCTGAAGCAACCGAACCACGGAGGCAAAACGATCCTGCTGAAGCATCCGGGTGCGGGAAGCAATTTAAAACCGGccggtgctgctggtgctgggaTCGGTGCTTATATGTACAGTGGACCGCATGCCGTTGGTCTTGGTGGGTCGCCAGTTGCGGATGCGAAGGTACGCGGCGAGAAGGTGGACCATGAGCCAAAGGAAGATGAAAGTTGGACCGATGAGGAAGGTGAAGAACCGGACCAAAACACATACTATGTGCTACGTCGCAAGAG TATCGGTCGTCTTCCAATAAAGCGTGGTCGACGGATGAAGCATTCGGTCGGTTCCGGTCCATCGGTACCCCACCATCCGGCTGCTGGCGATCTGGTGATCGTGCATCGGAAGATCCACTCGAACGTGACCATCTCGGACGAGGAGAACACGTCCGAGTACAGTCATGCACCGTCGAGCCAGCGATCGACGCTCGAATCCAATCCGGATCTACCGTCGGTCGTGATGATGAAATCTGGCCGGCGTGTTGATCGAATTATGCAGCAGCAACCGATGCATAAGAGCACCACAtccgcaaaggatacggacgatgatgatggtgacgacgatgacgatgcgGATGACGATGGTAACGTGCCGGACAGTGATCTCGAGCAGGACTCTAGCGATAGTAGCTCGGACGAAGTGGAGCGAACCGGTCGGCAACCGGTGGCGGATGTCGTCAACGGTAATCGGGTGTAA